A part of Kitasatospora acidiphila genomic DNA contains:
- a CDS encoding M20/M25/M40 family metallo-hydrolase, with the protein MSANTASQLPGPQALTGDTPATPAAPAEPGGDPLPRAEALPGLPGTLTARARTLTGAVRRRLTTLAEIESPSGDAERLNQLAEELATGYRATGATVRREPGPAGDHLLLEWPGQHEDLPHLLFVGHHDTVWPAGTLADWPVQEHDGLLSGPGVLDMKAGLALLEGAFALLGDLGMRPHRPVRMVITADEEVGSPDGRRVVERQLRGAAAVLGLEPPHDDGSLKTARRGSTRVRLMVTGHEAHAGNHAEDGTSAVDELVDQLVEIRDQLGHQPGTELNTGRIRGGTRANVVAGQAEAELGLRFSTPEAQASTLDTLAHLTAHRSGALVTTEVLSSRPAWPERHEDNQLLQHVRRLAATFGQQLGGAPAGGAGDTNLAGARGLPTLDGLGAVGAGAHARDERIRLDQLAPRLALLAGLLAAPLPGLVGRRR; encoded by the coding sequence GTGAGCGCCAACACCGCCAGCCAGCTGCCCGGCCCGCAGGCGCTGACCGGGGACACCCCGGCGACGCCCGCCGCGCCCGCGGAGCCGGGTGGTGACCCACTCCCCAGGGCCGAGGCACTGCCCGGCCTGCCGGGCACCCTCACCGCAAGGGCCCGCACCCTGACCGGCGCGGTCCGCCGCCGCCTCACCACGCTGGCCGAGATCGAGTCACCGAGCGGGGATGCCGAGCGACTCAACCAGCTGGCCGAGGAGCTCGCGACCGGATACCGGGCCACCGGCGCCACGGTCCGCCGCGAGCCGGGGCCGGCCGGCGACCACCTGCTGCTGGAGTGGCCGGGTCAGCACGAGGACCTGCCGCACCTGCTGTTCGTCGGCCACCACGACACCGTCTGGCCGGCCGGCACCCTGGCCGACTGGCCGGTGCAGGAGCACGACGGCCTGCTGAGCGGGCCCGGCGTGCTCGACATGAAGGCCGGACTGGCCCTGCTGGAGGGCGCCTTCGCGCTGCTCGGCGACCTCGGGATGCGCCCGCACCGCCCGGTGCGGATGGTGATCACCGCGGACGAGGAGGTCGGCAGCCCGGACGGCCGACGGGTGGTGGAGCGGCAGCTGCGGGGCGCCGCCGCCGTGCTGGGCCTGGAGCCGCCCCACGACGACGGCAGCCTGAAGACCGCGCGCCGGGGCTCGACCCGGGTGCGGCTGATGGTCACCGGGCACGAGGCGCACGCCGGCAACCACGCCGAGGACGGCACCTCGGCCGTCGACGAGCTGGTCGACCAGTTGGTCGAGATCCGCGACCAGCTGGGCCACCAGCCGGGCACCGAACTGAACACCGGCCGGATCCGTGGGGGGACCCGGGCGAACGTGGTGGCCGGCCAGGCGGAGGCCGAGCTCGGGCTGCGCTTCTCGACGCCGGAGGCGCAGGCCAGCACGCTGGACACGCTGGCCCACCTGACGGCGCACCGCAGCGGCGCCCTGGTCACCACCGAGGTGCTCTCCAGCCGTCCGGCCTGGCCGGAGCGGCACGAGGACAACCAGTTGCTGCAGCACGTGCGGCGGCTGGCCGCGACCTTCGGCCAGCAGCTGGGCGGTGCCCCGGCGGGCGGGGCCGGCGACACCAACCTGGCGGGCGCGCGCGGCCTGCCCACCCTGGACGGCCTCGGCGCGGTCGGTGCCGGCGCGCACGCCAGGGACGAGCGGATCAGGCTCGACCAGTTGGCCCCGCGGCTCGCGCTGCTCGCGGGCCTGCTCGCGGCGCCGCTGCCCGGGCTGGTGGGCCGGCGGAGATAG